Proteins from a single region of Paramormyrops kingsleyae isolate MSU_618 chromosome 9, PKINGS_0.4, whole genome shotgun sequence:
- the LOC111842903 gene encoding poliovirus receptor isoform X1 translates to MEKNNARNSPSFAFLLIIFGLAIQDAFSQRVKVQPEVVSYPGQTVSLQCEYPNQSGTALTQVSWIWEPADGKRDNIAVYHPDFGPSYPSSPLIGRVTFVKPSLTNPSITISDVKMTDEGRYICEYATYPSGNEQGTTTLIMLAKPENNGSAITAVEGNTSTVVARCQSANGRPPAKITWISPFNGNDTVVTKPGTSNTVTVISEYRLVPTAADDGKEIKCVIEHRTQSKNEEISMKLAIEYLPKVSITGYDENWYMGRSSATLMCQAFGNPPPSIAWKTTSGPLPANVQVQEAYLTVPKVDDTMNTTFVCEATNQRGTASHHLTVMVRDGPVNSSNAGVVAGAVIGSLLAVLLVGALVAVLVTRHRQHGQGYRGNGNQGTYETRIFGGKKTSKNGTGGNNNGPIYTYRDGDPEAMTEKSNHINRTEGVMVTTPTAQDILLSGEMDEVERRKFDDLEDAEEERYVHFGGEESILQIRPHEEVGGYLDDDMESQRDGSVISRTAVYV, encoded by the exons ATGGAGAAAAACAACGCTAGAAATTCGCCCAGTTTTGCCTTCCTACTAATTATTTTTGGGCTAGCGATCCAAG ATGCGTTTAGCCAGAGGGTGAAGGTGCAGCCAGAAGTGGTGTCCTATCCGGGCCAGACCGTCAGCCTGCAGTGCGAATACCCCAACCAGTCGGGGACGGCACTCACACAG GTGTCATGGATCTGGGAACCAGCGGATGGCAAGAGGGACAATATAGCTGTCTACCACCCTGATTTTGGGCCCAGTTATCCCAGTTCGCCTTTGATTGGAAGGGTCACATTTGTGAAACCCTCCCTTACGAACCCCTCCATCACCATCTCGGACGTGAAGATGACGGATGAGGGCCGCTACATCTGCGAGTATGCCACCTACCCCAGTGGCAATGAGCAGGGCACCACCACACTCATCATGCTCG CCAAACCAGAGAACAATGGCTCCGCCATCACAGCTGTGGAAGGAAATACTTCAACTGTTGTTGCACGCTGTCAGTCGGCCAATGGCAGGCCGCCTGCAAAGATTACCTGGATAAGTCCCTTCAATGGCAATGACACCGTGGTGACCAAACCGGGCACAAGCAACACTGTGACAGTGATCAGCGAGTATAGGCTTGTCCCAACAGCAGCAGATGATGGCAAGGAAATCAAATGTGTCATCGAGCACCGGACACAAAGCAAAAATGAGGAAATCAGCATGAAACTGGCCATCGAGT ATCTCCCAAAAGTGAGCATTACAGGCTACGATGAAAACTGGTACATGGGCCGGAGTTCTGCCACACTGATGTGTCAGGCCTTTGGGAACCCTCCACCCTCCATCGCCTGGAAAAC CACCTCAGGGCCTTTGCCGGCAAACGTGCAGGTCCAGGAGGCCTACCTGACCGTGCCAAAGGTGGATGACACCATGAACACTACCTTCGTGTGTGAAGCCACAAACCAGCGGGGGACAGCCAGCCACCACCTCACGGTTATGGTCAGAG ACGGCCCAGTGAACTCATCCAATGCTGGCGTGGTGGCAGGCGCCGTGATCGGCAGTCTTCTGGCCGTCCTGCTCGTGGGAGCCCTGGTCGCCGTGTTGGTGACCCGCCATCGGCAGCATGGGCAGGGCTACCGTGGCAATGGCAACCAAGGGACATACGAGACCCGCATCTTTGGGGGCAAGAAGACCAGCAAGAATGGTACAGGGGGCAACAACAACGGTCCCATCTACACTTACCGGGATGGTGACCCTGAGGCCATGACAGAGAAATCCAACCACATCAACAGGACGGAGGGCGTCATGGTAACCACCCCCACCGCCCAAGACATCCTGCTAAGTGGGGAGATGGATGAGGTGGAGAGGCGGAAGTTCGATGACCTGGAAGACGCTGAGGAGGAGAGGTACGTTCATTTTGGCGGTGAGGAGTCCATCCTTCAGATCCGGCCCCACGAGGAGGTGGGTGGCTACCTCGATGACGACATGGAGTCCCAAAGAGATGGTTCAGTCATCTCCCGGACTGCCGTCTACGTCTAG